The Desulfovibrio litoralis DSM 11393 genomic interval GACTCCGTCTGCCTGATACATACTGGCATTCATAACGCCAAAAAGTCGATAATCTTTGAGCCAACGGCTAAGAGAACGCTTTACACCGTCTTGGCTTTCCATCAATAAAACCAGCTCATTATACTCAGGGTTAATACGCAACAAGATAATTTCGCTGTTTAAATCGTTTGTGGTTTCGCCGTTTAAAGGAAGGAAAGAGAGGTCTAGTCCTTTTTCTATGTTTTCCCAACTTGGAAAAATATTTTCTTGTGCTAAAGATGTTTGTGTCAACAGGTTAAAAAAAAGACAAAACAAAACGAAAATACGAAACAAAAAATATCTTGAAATACTTTTTTCGATAATGTTACCCGTTGTAAATTTTTTTGTAGAAATAAAGAACATAAATTTAAAGAGATAAGGCTAAAGTTAAAGGCGTTGTAAAAAGAGAAAACAGCTTGGATAACATCACGGTTTAATTCCAATAAATTATTTTCTCGCATTAAATATGCCGATTCTTTTTTTCTTATTCTATCAATATCTAAAAAACATAACAATAAATATTGTTGTGTTTTTGGGTTTAAAAGTATTATATAAAAAATATACACAATACATCACGAATAAACGACATGAATATACATACTTTAAAAAAATTTGTTACAAATACCGAACAACATCAAATTTCACTGAATGCCGCACCACGCTTGGAATATGGTTTTAAGTTTCACTTAATTAATTTAAAAAATTTTTTAATTGAGGAATTAAAACCTTTTCCCGGAAGAATCGAGCTTGTTACTCAAATTCTTGTTTTGTCAATTATTTGGGTTATTTTTGCTATGTCTTTGGAGCTTCCCGATATTTGGCTTTCGGTTTATGTAATTTTTCTTACTTCGAGAAGAGACGCAATGTCTACGGCAATGGCGGGAATGGCGACGCTTTTGGGTTGTAGTATCGCTTTGATCCTTTGTCTTTTAATGCTTTCTTTGACAGCTTCGGAACCGGCATTACGCATTCCTTTAATGAGTATTTTTATCTTTATTGGTATGTATGCTACCTCTATTTTGGAGGCGGGAAGACTCGCCTTGTCTATTGCTAGTATGTTGGCGATTATGTTTGGTGTTGTCGACTCGGTTAATACGCCCGAAGAGTTGACCAGAAGCTTACTTTGGATCTGGCTTGCTTATGCCGGTCCTATTTTATTGTTGGTTATAACCAATTTGATTTTTTCAAAAAATCCGGCAAGACTTTTTGAAGAAGAGCTCAGAACACGTATTAGGACTTCGGCTCTTGCTTTAAATAAAGGACCAAAGTCAAAGGAATTTAACGAATTTTCTTTGCTTTATCATAAAGGTATGATCCATTTAAGAGAGCTACAACACATGGCGTGTTTAAGTTCAAAAAAATATAAAAAGAGAAGAAACGAAGATTTAGCTCTTATTTCGATGATAGATAGGTTGATGGCGTCTATTTATGCCCTTGAAAATGCCCCGGAACAAAACGAACAAAGTCAAGTATTAATGCACAAATGCGGAATTTGGTGTTTAAAAATTAAAGATGCTTTACGCAAGAAAAAAGATTTTAAATCAACATTAATTAAAGCGACTTTTTCCGATGAAGAAATAACCGCCCTTCCGCCTTCAAGCGTTCCGCTTTTTTTGAATCTTTTGGAACGTATAAATACGCTTTTATTGGCGGTTAGCCAACGCCGTGAAATAACGATTCCGCTTTTAAATCCAAATTTGCAAACAAAAACTCGCTCGACCATACAAGAATTTACCGGTGTCTTTGTGCCTGATGCCTTTACTAATCCGGAATATTTGTATTTTAGTTTGAAAACGACCTTAGCCGCTATGCTTGCTTATCTTTTTTATATGGGAACAGACTGGCACGGACTTCGCATCAGTGTTGTTACCTGTATTATTGTTGCCCGAAGCAGTTACGGCGAAACTATTCACCGCCTGACCATGCGTTTGCTTGGTGCTATGGTTGGAAGTTTTTTTGGGGTATTGGCGATTGTTTTTATTATACCTTACCTTGATTCTATAGTCGGATTAATTTTACTGCTTGCTTATGGCGGATTTTTTTGTGCATGGGCAAGTACGGGAAGTGAGCGAATCTCGTTCTTTGGGCTACAAATGTCTTTAGCCTTTTTCTTATGTATCTTACAATCTTTTGGCCCTAGCTTTAACCTGTTGCTGATTAGAGACAGTATAACGGGTATCATGATTGGTAACATTATTATGAGTATAGTCTTTTTTGTGCTTACTCCAAGTTCGGCAACAAAACCCATGAGAACTGCTATTGCCAAAAACTTTGATATTTTAAGAAAAATGCTTTTATTGGAAAATAAACAGGAATATAGCGAAACCAACAAAGCCTTGCCGGAACTAAGATCAAGATTTGAGCGTAATATGAATACAATTCGTGGTTATTTGCCTTTTGTAACCTTAGAACCAAGGAGTATGCATTCAAGAAAACCCGGAAGCTCAAGGGCAGATATGCTTTTACTCGAGGCTCTTTTTATTTCTGTTAATACAATAGCCGAACACCACCCGCCGGAAAGAATTCAACGCATTTTAAGCCCGGCACTAAAACAAGCGATTTGGTATTGTAACCGCGAACTAGCGGGTTGGCTTATTCATTACGCTTATATGGTAAAAACAGGTAGCCCGATAAGACCTTATCGTCAAAGACAATATTACCAAGCTCTAAAAAAAGCGACCGAAGAAATGATGTTTTCTTATGATAGTTCGCCGCTTTTACGCATACACCTTCAAGCAAGATTAAAATGGTATGACCTTTTGTATACACAAATCGAACTAGCGGGTTTAAGGGAACAAAACACGTTAACCGCTCAAATAGAATAATTTTAGCGGAAAAGTTTTGGCTTAAAATATTTCTTTATTCCGTTTCTGATTTTTTATATAGTAATCGACAAAAGAGTAAAAGAGTGTTTTCTGGTTGACCAAATACTAAAATTTGCTAACAATTATCTCTTAAAATATTTTTCAACAAGAAACATATCACATATATAACCTATATTGTTTTCGAGTATTCTAAAAAGTAAAAACCGATGTATAAACCGCGTATCATTTTTGGCATTTTTGCCCTTATTATCTTTTTTTTCAGCTCTTATCCAAAAAGCAAAGCGGAAAATATCGAATTAGTAAGCACAAATACACAGGTCAACATCATCGGCGATCAATTAAAAATTAGTACAGACCTTAAACTTGAGGGGCTTGCACAAATAAGAGCCATGTTAAAAGATGGGGCGGTTTTAAGCCTTGAGCTTGATTATAGCTTAAATAAAAAACGCACACTTTGGTTTAACGAACAATTAACAAAATATGTTTATGCAAGCACCCTGCTTTACGATCAACTCAGCCGAGAGTTTTTAATCTATCTTCCAAACAACGAAACCCCAAAAAGAGACAAAAAACTTAATCGTCTGATTGAGGAAAATTGGAAACAAATAAGCATAAACTTTAATACTTCGGTTTTAAATCAAAGCACGGAAAACGAAACCTATAAGCTTGATTTGACTTTAACCTTGCGACATAAAGAACAACCGCCTTGGCTTTCAAAAACTTTATTGTTTGTTCCGGATATAATTACCTCAACAGACAAACAAAGTATAGACTTCGTTTATTAAGCCTTAAAGGAATTACTTATGACACAAGAGCTTAATAAACAGAGCGAAGAAGCTTTAAAAAAGAAACGGATCATGCGAACTATAGCGGCATCGCTCTTGATTTTTTTGATGATTCCCGTTGTTGCTATGCTTCAAGTCCAATATTTTGGAATAGACTCTTTTATTTTTCTTGCTTTGTTTAACGTAAATCTGGTTATTGTTTTATTAATCCTTTTTGTTGTTATACGAAACGGAATTAAACTGTTGTTGGAAAAACGCAATAAAGTTTTAGGCAGTAATCTAAAGACAAAGCTTGTCGGAACCTTTATGGGGCTGACGATTATTCCTTGTGCCTTAATGTTTTTAATCAGTACAAAGTTTGTACAAATTTCCGTTGATTTTTGGTTTCAGGAACAGGTGGAACAATCGATTAACTCAGCCCTTGAAGTAGGGCAAATTATCTTTCAAAAACTTGACGAGCGTCTGGAAAAATCAGCTCAGCTTATAGATGTTCAACTACCTCTTACAACCACAGAAGCAACTAATTCAAACGAAACAAGTACAGACAATAGAGCCGAACTCATAAATCAGATTCTTGAAACTCAAAAAACACAACTTCATCTTTCTTTTATCGCCGAATATTCTCAAAAAAACAATTTGATGTTTTGGAGTGGTGAAAATCGCTTTGAAAAAATAGCCGAAACTGCTTTAAACTCTGTTGGGCAAGAGGCTTTAAACGACCGTGGCTTTTATTCTCTTGTCATCAGTGATAATAATAAAGATTTTAGCGTAGGTATATTAAAACGCAGTAACCAACATTTATTGGTGTTTGGTGAAAATTTGGGCTTTGGTTTTAAAGAAAAACTAGAACAGATTTCAAGCGGAGTTAAAGAGTATAAACGTTTGAAAAAACATAAACTTCCTTTAAAGTGGATGTTGTATCTTTCGCTTGGAATTGTTTCAATGTTGATTATTTTGGGAGCTATGTGGATAGCTTTTAAAATCGCTCAAAGTTTAACCTCGCCGGTTCAGCTTTTGGTAGACGCAACCGAGCGTATTTCAAAAGGCGATCTTTCGGTGCGTATCACCGAAACATATCATGACGAGTTAGGCTCGTTAATTCATTCTTTTAATAAAATGGGCGGAGATTTAGAACTAAACCAAACAAAATTAAAAGAACAAGCCCTTGCCCTTGAACAACACAGTCAATATATCACGACGGTCTTAGATAATATCGCTTCCGGGGTTATTTCGTTAAATCACGAAGGCAAAGTTACTACGGCAAACAAAGTTGCCTTAGATCTTTTTAAACTTTCGGAAAAAGAATTTATCGGACATTATATTCACGAATTTTTATCTGAGGAAGAAATAAAAACCATTAAAACCATTCAAACTTATTTGAGCCGAAAAAATCGCTCGTGGAAAAAACAAGTTACTCTGCATATAGGAGATAAAAATCAGCGTTTATTGATTAGTGCCGATAGTTTAAAAGAAAAAAACAATCAAGATTCAGGTATTGTTATTGTTTTTGAAGATATAGCCGAACTTGAACGTATGCAAAGAATGGAGGCGTGGCGTGAGGTTGCCAAACGCGTCGCCCATGAAATAAAAAATCCGCTTACTCCGATCAAGCTTTCTGCTGAACGTTTGCAACGTAAATTTGGTAGAGAGATTAACGACCCGGCTTTTGCACAATGTACCGGCGTGATAGTCAGACAGGTTGAAAATATGCAAAGCATGGTGCAAGAGTTTTCTGCTTTTGCCAAAGTTCCTGAGGTTGTTTTAAAAGAGACTGACCTTATTCCTATTTTAAACGATACGGTTACTCTTTTTAAAAATAGCCACCAACATATTAAATTTATTTGTGAATATCCTGAAACAATGCCCCATCTTTATCTTGATGCCGATGCGATTCAAAGGGCGTTTATCAATATTATACAAAACGCTGTTGACGCTCTTGATAATGCGGAAAATCCGGAAATAAAAATAATCTGTACTCAAAACAAACAAAATTACACACTCAACATAGACTTTATCGATAACGGAAGCGGAATAAGCCCCGAAGAACAAGAACGTATTTTTGAGCCATATTTTTCAATGAAAAAAAGCGGAACCGGGCTTGGGCTAACGATAGTGCGTTCAATTATTAATGACCATAAAGGCTATATTAAAGCCTTGGATAACGATGGAAAAGGGCTTATCATTCGTGTTGAACTACCTCTTAACTAAATATTGATTTTATTTAACATAAAAAATATTTTATTTTCAAACAACTATAAACTTTATATATATAGTGAACGATAAGCAAGATAAGCTTTGATATAAATTTATTATTTTAAGGTCAAAAGCGAAATTAAAAGGACTTTTAAAGTGGCGACCCAAAACGTTATCCCTGATACTCAACGAAGTATCTTAATTAATAATCTGAAAAACGTAAAAGAACGTATCGCAAAATCTGTCTTAAAAAGCGGAAGAGAAGAGGGCGAGGTTAAGCTTGTGGCGATTTCAAAATTTCACGCCACGGATTATATAGAAACACTTTTTCATGCCGGTCAAAGTTTATTTGGTGAAAATTACCTGCAAGAAGCAAGGGAAAAGCAAGAAGAACTTAGAGCCTTGTTTGGTATAAAATGGCATTTTACAGGACATATTCAAAGCAAAAAAGCCAAAGAAGTTTTGGGTAATTTTGAATTGTTACATACTATAGACTCTTTAAATTTGGCTCAAGCCTTAGATAAAGAATGGCAGAAAAAGTTAGATAACGGAATTATGCTTCCACCTCAAAATATATTGCTTCAAATCAATACGGGAAAAGAAGTGCAAAAAAACGGTGTTTTCCCTGAACAATTACCATCTTTGGCTGATTCTATACAAAAATTTAACTCAATTTCAATAAAAGGCTTAATGTGCTTGCCTCCTTTTGCCGATAATCCGGAAGAGAGCAGGGAACACTTTATATTGTTAAGGGAATTAAAAGAAAGGTTGAGCGTACAGCTTGGTATTGATTTGCCCGAACTTTCAATGGGAATGTCAAACGACCTTGAGGTTGCAGTTGAAGAGGGTGCAACTTTTGTTAGAATAGGAACCGCTCTTTTCGGTGAACGAACTAAAAACACAAAACAGTAAAGCGGAGTGTATATATGGATTTAGCAACAATTTTAGGCTTAGCCCTTTCATTTTCTTTAGTAACAATGGGTATGATGTCAGGCAGTGATCTCTCGACCTTTATCGATCCTCCCTCTGCTCTGATTGTTTTTGGCGGTACACTGGGAGCGACCTTAACTCACTATCCGCTGAATACCGTATTGACTTTAGGTAAGGTTATCAAAAAAGTTTTAACCGCAGAAACAGTTCCGGTTTCCGCTGTTGTTAGCCAATTTACCGACTTTGCCAATAAAGCGAGAAGAGAAGGGATTTTATCGCTTGAAGCTTCAATAAAAAGTATTGATAATCCTTATTTAAGAAAGGGTATGCAACTTGCCGTTGATGGACTTGATCCGGTTGGTATTCAACAAATACTCGAAAGCGAAATAAACAACACTGAAAGTCGCCATAACGTAGGTATAGATCTTTTGAACGCAATGGCATCATATGCTCCCGCTCTTGGTATGATCGGAACGGTTATCGGTCTTGTTCAGATGTTAACGAAAATGGACGACCCGAGTAAAATAGGTCCGGCGATGGCGGTTGCCTTGATCACAACCTTTTATGGGGCTGTTTTGGCAAACCTTGTTTTTTTACCCATGGTTGGAAAGTTGAAACACCGCTCTCGAGAAGAGATTTTGATTATGGAGATGCAGATGGAAGGCGTTTTAGCTATTTCACGCGGTGAAAACCCTCGTGTACTTGCAGAAAAATTAAGTAGCTTCCAGTCTCAACAGCTTAGAGAAGAAAAATAACTCATCGCTTTTATGTTTCAACTCAAACCGTACAACTAAAACCTTTTTATTAAATTAAACTTTAGATAATAACAATATGCCACTCAAAAAGAAAAAACCGGAAGAACAAGGCTTGCCAAGGTGGATTATGACATATTCCGATGTCATGACCCTGCTTTTAACTTTTTTTGTTGTTTTGGTGAGTATGTCAACGATAGATTCAAAGCGCAAACGTGAAGTTTTCGGTTCGCTGTCTGCAACTTTTTCCCCAAATGAATTTCACAGTCCAACAACACCTGTAAGCAAAGAAAATAAAGTACTGGAAAAAGCTCCGGGGGTGATGAACGATTTAAAAGATATGGAAGAGATTAAAAACAAAATATTGGAAGAAGACCTAGAGCTTGACTTTCAAGAAAACAAAAACGTACAAATTCTCTCTATTCAAAACGATGTATTATTTCGTCAAGGTGAAACGGAGTTAAGCCCTAAAGGAAAAGCTCTTCTTTCGCGTCTTGCCGTTTATCTTATGTCGGTCGACTACCCTTTATTGTTGGCAGGGCATAGTGCGGGGATGCGCGATGAATTTGGAACCAGTTTTGAAGATGAAAAAAACTCTGTGGAATTAAGCCCGACTTGGCTA includes:
- a CDS encoding FUSC family protein is translated as MNIHTLKKFVTNTEQHQISLNAAPRLEYGFKFHLINLKNFLIEELKPFPGRIELVTQILVLSIIWVIFAMSLELPDIWLSVYVIFLTSRRDAMSTAMAGMATLLGCSIALILCLLMLSLTASEPALRIPLMSIFIFIGMYATSILEAGRLALSIASMLAIMFGVVDSVNTPEELTRSLLWIWLAYAGPILLLVITNLIFSKNPARLFEEELRTRIRTSALALNKGPKSKEFNEFSLLYHKGMIHLRELQHMACLSSKKYKKRRNEDLALISMIDRLMASIYALENAPEQNEQSQVLMHKCGIWCLKIKDALRKKKDFKSTLIKATFSDEEITALPPSSVPLFLNLLERINTLLLAVSQRREITIPLLNPNLQTKTRSTIQEFTGVFVPDAFTNPEYLYFSLKTTLAAMLAYLFYMGTDWHGLRISVVTCIIVARSSYGETIHRLTMRLLGAMVGSFFGVLAIVFIIPYLDSIVGLILLLAYGGFFCAWASTGSERISFFGLQMSLAFFLCILQSFGPSFNLLLIRDSITGIMIGNIIMSIVFFVLTPSSATKPMRTAIAKNFDILRKMLLLENKQEYSETNKALPELRSRFERNMNTIRGYLPFVTLEPRSMHSRKPGSSRADMLLLEALFISVNTIAEHHPPERIQRILSPALKQAIWYCNRELAGWLIHYAYMVKTGSPIRPYRQRQYYQALKKATEEMMFSYDSSPLLRIHLQARLKWYDLLYTQIELAGLREQNTLTAQIE
- a CDS encoding DUF4390 domain-containing protein — translated: MYKPRIIFGIFALIIFFFSSYPKSKAENIELVSTNTQVNIIGDQLKISTDLKLEGLAQIRAMLKDGAVLSLELDYSLNKKRTLWFNEQLTKYVYASTLLYDQLSREFLIYLPNNETPKRDKKLNRLIEENWKQISINFNTSVLNQSTENETYKLDLTLTLRHKEQPPWLSKTLLFVPDIITSTDKQSIDFVY
- a CDS encoding sensor histidine kinase; protein product: MTQELNKQSEEALKKKRIMRTIAASLLIFLMIPVVAMLQVQYFGIDSFIFLALFNVNLVIVLLILFVVIRNGIKLLLEKRNKVLGSNLKTKLVGTFMGLTIIPCALMFLISTKFVQISVDFWFQEQVEQSINSALEVGQIIFQKLDERLEKSAQLIDVQLPLTTTEATNSNETSTDNRAELINQILETQKTQLHLSFIAEYSQKNNLMFWSGENRFEKIAETALNSVGQEALNDRGFYSLVISDNNKDFSVGILKRSNQHLLVFGENLGFGFKEKLEQISSGVKEYKRLKKHKLPLKWMLYLSLGIVSMLIILGAMWIAFKIAQSLTSPVQLLVDATERISKGDLSVRITETYHDELGSLIHSFNKMGGDLELNQTKLKEQALALEQHSQYITTVLDNIASGVISLNHEGKVTTANKVALDLFKLSEKEFIGHYIHEFLSEEEIKTIKTIQTYLSRKNRSWKKQVTLHIGDKNQRLLISADSLKEKNNQDSGIVIVFEDIAELERMQRMEAWREVAKRVAHEIKNPLTPIKLSAERLQRKFGREINDPAFAQCTGVIVRQVENMQSMVQEFSAFAKVPEVVLKETDLIPILNDTVTLFKNSHQHIKFICEYPETMPHLYLDADAIQRAFINIIQNAVDALDNAENPEIKIICTQNKQNYTLNIDFIDNGSGISPEEQERIFEPYFSMKKSGTGLGLTIVRSIINDHKGYIKALDNDGKGLIIRVELPLN
- a CDS encoding YggS family pyridoxal phosphate-dependent enzyme, which produces MATQNVIPDTQRSILINNLKNVKERIAKSVLKSGREEGEVKLVAISKFHATDYIETLFHAGQSLFGENYLQEAREKQEELRALFGIKWHFTGHIQSKKAKEVLGNFELLHTIDSLNLAQALDKEWQKKLDNGIMLPPQNILLQINTGKEVQKNGVFPEQLPSLADSIQKFNSISIKGLMCLPPFADNPEESREHFILLRELKERLSVQLGIDLPELSMGMSNDLEVAVEEGATFVRIGTALFGERTKNTKQ
- a CDS encoding motility protein A, which encodes MDLATILGLALSFSLVTMGMMSGSDLSTFIDPPSALIVFGGTLGATLTHYPLNTVLTLGKVIKKVLTAETVPVSAVVSQFTDFANKARREGILSLEASIKSIDNPYLRKGMQLAVDGLDPVGIQQILESEINNTESRHNVGIDLLNAMASYAPALGMIGTVIGLVQMLTKMDDPSKIGPAMAVALITTFYGAVLANLVFLPMVGKLKHRSREEILIMEMQMEGVLAISRGENPRVLAEKLSSFQSQQLREEK
- a CDS encoding OmpA/MotB family protein gives rise to the protein MPLKKKKPEEQGLPRWIMTYSDVMTLLLTFFVVLVSMSTIDSKRKREVFGSLSATFSPNEFHSPTTPVSKENKVLEKAPGVMNDLKDMEEIKNKILEEDLELDFQENKNVQILSIQNDVLFRQGETELSPKGKALLSRLAVYLMSVDYPLLLAGHSAGMRDEFGTSFEDEKNSVELSPTWLLSLKRVQSVYRFFVSKGVPSNMLQMEAFGKYRPRYDMHRAFERQKNRRVDIVLDKRNLEWAKKMTSLTTDTPVPENFSFKDFEFKLTMPPQPQKNIDQSLGDQNMRGTK